One Desulfobulbaceae bacterium genomic window, AAAATTGAATATTGCTGTAGTTCGCCGACTATGTAAGTCAGTGAGTATTCATCAAGATTAATTTCATCTGAACTATCAATTACATCATTGTAATTTTTTTTAACCTTATTAAAAAGTTCTAAGATTCTTGATTTTACCTCTTTCGGCCCCTCTTCAATACCTGCTCTGAAAGTCACCATCTCATCAGGTTTGGTGAATTTTTCGTCATAAATTTTACAAAAAATTAAATTTATAAGTTGTTGAGCAAAAACTTCGTCTCTCGTTGCCCCAACGACATTACCGGCTAAATAATTACGCATTGCTTTAAATACATTTTTAAGATTCGTTGCTGGCTTTAAGTCTAATCTTTTGAATTTGCCAACGTCTTCGATTCTTTGACCGTATCTTGGAATGTTTGGTATTTCTTCAAAAAGGACTTTTCCATCTTTTTCAATCTTTTTTAGAAAGAGCCGTTCTTCTCCATTAAACCAGACTCCTAACTGTGATTTTGAAAAACGCAAGTAGTCCTGGAGTTGGGTTTTACCGTCTTTCCTGTTCTTCTTTTTACACTCAACAATTATAAAAATATCATCTTCGTTTTTCTTGTCGTTTTGGAAAACGGCAATATCAACTGGATACTCCTTTTTTGTGTCAGAAGGTCTTACCTTAACGCGGTGTTGAGGGTGTGTTGTAATATGAGACTTTGGATAATCATAATCCTCTACAAGTAACTTGGAATATACTTGTACCGCTTCAACTTCTTCAGGTGTAGCTTTTACCTCTTCACCAGAAATAAAATCAATGATGTATCCGTCTTTCATCTGTATTCCTTGTGTTATTTGTATTTACAGCTAACTAGTAATTATACCGTTTCTGTATATCTCCGCGTGGCGGTCGATGGACAGTATATTTGTCCTCACGAAACGATCCCTGATTCCTTTCGACTGGCCAGAATTCAAGGATAATCCTCGCACTTATGTGTAAGTAAACAATCAGAATATTATCTGCAATAGTTTATTTGGAGGGTTGGTAACAGCTTTCAGTGTATCAAGCTAAAAATCAGGATATCCAGTTTCTGGATATCTCCGTGGACTATGTGTACAGGGGTGGGTAACATATCATTTCAGCACCATAAATATCCAGCTACCCCCCCCAATCATAGATGCTACTGTACATCATTCCATTTCTCCATCTCACCCAAGTCGGAGCTGCTTATTGCAAACCAACCCACTCCAAACAGCGAGGAGCCATGTATTTCAATTGGGTTCCCAAGCAAAAGATCTTTTCTCTGAATAGAGCCGAAGGGGAAGCAGGGGACAGGCCTGACGCACTCTGCGGGCATTTTGGATAAGCGGTCCGTCGGGAATTATTATGTGGCACTTAGAATACTATTCTGCTCATTGGCTTCAATCATAATTTCTTTGCATCCCTGGGTAGATATGGTCAAATGGCGGGAAATGATTTCGGGCTTAAATTGTCAGCAGGCCTGTGAGGCGTTGTTATCCGATAGTTTTATGCTTATTACCCTATTAACCGTACACAGTGAACTCTCCTAAGGACAAGCGCATGGGAAACCCGTTGCAGGACCAGCTTCTTAAGGCTGGGCTGGC contains:
- a CDS encoding type I restriction enzyme HsdR N-terminal domain-containing protein produces the protein MKDGYIIDFISGEEVKATPEEVEAVQVYSKLLVEDYDYPKSHITTHPQHRVKVRPSDTKKEYPVDIAVFQNDKKNEDDIFIIVECKKKNRKDGKTQLQDYLRFSKSQLGVWFNGEERLFLKKIEKDGKVLFEEIPNIPRYGQRIEDVGKFKRLDLKPATNLKNVFKAMRNYLAGNVVGATRDEVFAQQLINLIFCKIYDEKFTKPDEMVTFRAGIEEGPKEVKSRILELFNKVKKNYNDVIDSSDEINLDEYSLTYIVGELQQYSI